The Candidatus Melainabacteria bacterium genome window below encodes:
- the hemW gene encoding radical SAM family heme chaperone HemW has product MFNGGLATSIYIHIPFCKTKCPYCDFASWAGKENLIDKYFEALITEVRTKCEAYRNEPANRRDDQLVASTIFIGGGTPSLIHPDYYEKLFTELKKYFVINNDCEITLELNPETAREDYVKGYKKLGVNRISIGAQSFNENILKILERSHLVEDIVYAINVVKEAGINNFNLDLIYAVPHMTKEIWTESIYKTLELKPKHISAYPLTIEKNSNLLPKDDFTFELYSDLCKILKPNGYIHYEISNFAKPEFESKHNLTYWQAKEYYSFGANAHRYINGLRTRNLRDLESYISYPNREIILDYPIDYTFEKIMLMSRLKEGFEVNLLKRSNPKIKALLKELSKENFIELSGQKIHLTDKGMFINNEILLRLI; this is encoded by the coding sequence ATGTTTAACGGAGGACTAGCAACGAGCATATATATCCACATCCCATTTTGTAAAACAAAATGTCCATATTGTGATTTTGCTTCATGGGCTGGTAAAGAAAATCTGATTGATAAATATTTTGAGGCTTTAATTACGGAGGTTAGGACTAAATGTGAGGCATATAGGAACGAACCGGCGAACCGGCGAGACGACCAGCTGGTTGCCTCTACGATATTCATAGGCGGTGGTACACCTTCTTTAATTCATCCTGATTATTATGAAAAATTATTTACTGAATTAAAAAAATATTTTGTAATAAATAATGATTGTGAAATAACACTAGAACTTAACCCAGAAACCGCAAGAGAAGATTATGTAAAAGGTTATAAAAAGCTTGGTGTAAATAGAATAAGTATTGGGGCTCAAAGTTTTAATGAAAATATTTTAAAAATTTTGGAGAGAAGTCATTTAGTTGAAGATATAGTTTATGCAATTAATGTTGTTAAAGAAGCTGGGATAAATAATTTTAATCTTGATCTTATTTATGCTGTGCCTCATATGACAAAAGAAATATGGACAGAGTCTATTTATAAAACACTTGAGCTTAAACCAAAACATATATCCGCATACCCCCTGACTATTGAAAAAAATTCAAATCTTCTTCCAAAAGATGATTTTACTTTTGAACTATACAGTGATCTTTGTAAAATTTTAAAACCAAATGGATATATTCATTATGAAATTAGTAACTTCGCAAAACCTGAATTTGAATCAAAACATAATTTAACTTACTGGCAAGCAAAAGAATATTATTCATTTGGAGCAAATGCACACAGATATATAAATGGATTACGTACAAGAAACCTTAGAGATCTTGAATCATATATTTCTTATCCAAACAGAGAAATAATACTTGATTATCCAATTGATTATACTTTTGAGAAAATAATGTTAATGTCCAGACTTAAAGAAGGCTTTGAAGTTAATTTGCTAAAGAGGTCAAACCCTAAAATAAAGGCTTTATTAAAAGAATTATCAAAAGAAAACTTTATAGAACTTTCAGGACAGAAAATCCATCTAACTGACAAAGGAATGTTTATTAATAATGAAATCCTTTTAAGGTTAATCTAA
- a CDS encoding YncE family protein, producing the protein MKNILLVLSLIFFLQLPAYCNEILSEVKGILYLTSPDTGKIIYLNLSDLSMIYNIQTNGSPWEISYDKANKLVFVTDFSKDKIYKLKPMGNTIFKTIDLESMSSPCDIKLSKDGSLAYILESLTNNFVVYNTLKDKIFIETKLPSSPAGFSILEDKAIAITYPNSNALTFLNPNNFSITNQIMIAGGPEKIISDPINNVFYITNRIGNTISTVDFENKKVKPPIEVGISPTSIAIDSSSKWLYVTNGKSNTINIIETKTGQITDTIELPIETQFPGDIEITNDNKWLIVTSETTDTISIVDLTLKAGVRAGFTPAHSIRKVNVGATTHAVCLTED; encoded by the coding sequence ATGAAAAATATTTTACTAGTTTTGTCATTAATATTTTTTCTTCAGCTACCAGCATATTGTAATGAAATCCTAAGCGAAGTAAAAGGGATTTTATATCTTACAAGCCCAGACACAGGAAAAATTATTTATCTAAACTTAAGTGACTTGTCTATGATCTATAACATTCAGACAAATGGTTCACCATGGGAGATCTCATATGATAAAGCTAATAAGCTTGTTTTTGTAACTGACTTTTCAAAAGACAAGATTTATAAATTAAAGCCAATGGGAAACACTATCTTCAAGACTATAGATCTTGAATCCATGTCTAGTCCATGTGACATCAAACTTTCTAAAGATGGCTCTCTTGCTTATATCTTAGAAAGCCTGACAAACAACTTTGTTGTATATAATACACTTAAAGATAAAATATTTATAGAAACCAAATTACCTTCTAGTCCAGCTGGTTTTTCTATTTTAGAAGACAAAGCTATTGCAATAACTTATCCAAATAGCAATGCTCTTACATTTTTAAACCCAAACAATTTTTCTATAACAAATCAAATCATGATAGCAGGCGGACCAGAAAAAATTATTTCAGATCCAATAAATAATGTATTTTACATAACAAATAGAATTGGGAACACTATTTCAACAGTTGATTTTGAAAATAAAAAAGTAAAACCCCCTATTGAAGTTGGGATCTCACCAACTTCAATAGCTATAGATTCGTCCAGCAAGTGGCTATATGTAACCAATGGGAAATCAAACACAATAAACATTATTGAAACTAAGACAGGCCAAATTACAGACACTATAGAGCTGCCAATTGAAACTCAATTTCCAGGAGATATTGAGATCACAAATGACAATAAATGGTTAATTGTTACAAGTGAGACTACTGATACAATTTCAATTGTTGACTTAACATTAAAGGCAGGTGTAAGGGCAGGTTTTACGCCTGCCCACTCTATCAGGAAGGTAAATGTTGGTGCTACAACACACGCAGTATGTTTAACGGAGGACTAG